The proteins below are encoded in one region of Telopea speciosissima isolate NSW1024214 ecotype Mountain lineage chromosome 10, Tspe_v1, whole genome shotgun sequence:
- the LOC122643329 gene encoding probable methyltransferase PMT3: MRGRTDGVQNKRLITAFCCVSIVLVFIFVYYGSPFGTRIHHGASALEYGSRSLRKLGSSYLGGDEDADLGNKQEESSSKLGLGDGEDDIVPKSFPVCDDRHSELIPCLDRNLIYQMRLKLDLTLMEHYERHCPPPERRYNCLIPPPPDYKIPIKWPRSRDEVWKANIPHTHLAHEKSDQNWMVVKGEKIVFPGGGTHFHYGADKYIASIANMLNFSNNNLNNEGRVRTVLDVGCGVASFGAYLLSSDIIAMSLAPNDVHQNQIQFALERGIPAYLGVLGTKRLPYPSRSFELAHCSRCRIDWLQRDGILLLELDRLLRPGGYFAYSSPEAYAQDEEDLRIWREMSALVERMCWKIAAKRNQTVIWVKPLTNDCYMEREPGTQPPLCRSDDDPDAAWGAPMETCITPYSDQIHQAKGSGLAPWPARLTSPPPRLADFGYSNEMFEKDVEVWRHRVESYWNILGPKTKPGTLRNLMDMKANLGSFAAALKSKNVWVMNVVPEDGPNTLKLIYDRGLIGTVHNWCEAFSTYPRTYDLLHAWTVFSDIEKKECSVEDLLIEMDRILRPSGFIIVRDKRSVVEFIKKYLSALHWEGVGTADPESDSEHDEDEMVFIIQKKMRLRSESLMDFAS, translated from the exons ATGAGGGGAAGAACTGATGGAGTCCAAAACAAGCGATTGATCACTGCTTTTTGTTGTGTGTCGATCGTTCTTGTTTTTATCTTTGTTTATTATGGATCACCTTTTGGTACCCGAATTCATCATGGAGCATCGGCTCTGGAATATGGAAGTAGATCCTTAAGAAAATTGGGGTCGTCTTATTTGGGTGGTGATGAAGATGCTGATCTTGGAAACAAGCAAGAGGAATCTTCTTCCAAGCTTGGGCTtggagatggggaggatgacATAGTGCCCAAGAGCTTCCCT GTTTGTGATGATCGTCATTCAGAGCTAATTCCCTGCCTAGACAGAAATCTTATATACCAAATGAGATTGAAGTTGGATTTGACTTTGATGGAGCACTATGAAAGACATTGCCCTCCACCTGAAAGGCGCTACAATTGCTTGATTCCTCCTCCACCAGACTACAAG ATCCCAATCAAGTGGCCAAGAAGCAGAGATGAAGTATGGAAAGCAAACATTCCTCATACTCATCTTGCGCATGAGAAGTCTGACCAGAACTGGATGGTTGTCAAAGGTGAAAAGATTGTCTTTCCTGGAGGTGGCACTCATTTTCATTATGGAGCTGACAAATATATTGCTTCCATTGCAAAT ATGctcaacttttcaaacaataaTTTGAACAATGAGGGAAGGGTCCGCACAGTGCTTGATGTGGGCTGTGGAGTTGCAAGTTTTGGAGCATATCTTCTTTCATCTGATATCATAGCAATGTCTTTGGCACCCAATGACGTGCATCAAAACCAGATCCAGTTTGCTCTGGAGAGGGGAATTCCTGCATACCTTGGTGTCTTAGGGACAAAGAGGCTTCCTTATCCAAGTAGATCCTTTGAACTTGCTCACTGTTCTCGCTGTAGGATTGATTGGCTTCAACGAGATGGGATCCTTCTGCTTGAGCTAGATAGGTTGCTCCGACCAGGAGGCTATTTTGCCTACTCATCTCCTGAAGCATATGCACAGGATGAAGAAGATCTAAGAATATGGAGGGAGATGAGTGCTCTTGTGGAACGCATGTGTTGGAAAATTGCAGCCAAGAGAAACCAAACAGTCATTTGGGTTAAACCACTGACAAATGACTGTTACATGGAAAGAGAGCCTGGTACCCAACCTCCTCTCTGCAGATCTGATGATGATCCAGATGCAGCATGGGGTGCTCCAATGGAAACTTGCATAACACCATACTCTGACC AAATCCACCAAGCCAAGGGTAGTGGATTGGCTCCTTGGCCAGCTCGATTAACTTCTCCTCCTCCACGTCTTGCTGATTTTGGCTATTCCAATGAAATGTTTGAAAAGGACGTG GAAGTTTGGAGACACAGGGTTGAGAGTTACTGGAACATTCTGGGTCCAAAAACTAAGCCTGGCACTCTGAGGAACTTGATGGACATGAAGGCAAACTTGGGATCTTTTGCAGCTGCTCTGAAAAGCAAAAATGTTTGGGTGATGAATGTTGTGCCAGAAGATGGACCAAACACACTCAAGCTAATATATGACAGGGGCCTGATAGGCACTGTACACAATTG GTGCGAAGCCTTCTCTACATACCCTCGGACTTATGATCTTCTTCATGCCTGGACTGTCTTCTCCGACATCGAGAAGAAAGAATGTAGTGTCGAGGATCTTCTTATAGAGATGGACCGTATACTTAGACCTTCTGGTTTCATCATTGTCCGGGATAAGCGATCAGTGGTGGAATTTATCAAAAAGTACTTATCAGCATTACACTGGGAAGGGGTAGGAACAGCTGACCCAGAATCTGATTCAGAGCACGATGAGGATGAGATGGTTTTTATTATTCAGAAGAAGATGCGGCTGAGAAGCGAGAGTCTCATGGACTTTGCATCATAA
- the LOC122643712 gene encoding cytochrome P450 CYP82D47-like has translation MEPILAIVALIFLYHLWRRTRSITHYNTKPIKSQAPQPSGALPIIGHLLLLRPQLPLARTLSAIADKYGPAVTLRLGVHQALLISGPEVIKECFTTQDKFLASRPLVAAGKYLGYNYAVFGFAPQGPYWRELKKISTLELLSKTRLDILKHVRTNEINTCIKELYSHWTMNKGAGAGPVMVEMNKWFRRLTFNTITKLIAGKRYFGTIDVTGDDEEARRFEKGLDEFAHLTAIFVVSDALPYLEWMDLQGHLKAMKRVAKEMDCLIGNWLEDHCGKEKLKIAGEGDVHEQEDFIDVMLSTFPDKEKLIYGYERDTVIKATVLVLIVGGSESTFHSLTWALSLLLNHPHELKRAQDELDIHVGKDRNVDESDIKNLVYLQAIAKETFRLYPPGPVLPRQAMEDCQLGGYHVPKGTRLLVNIWKLHRNPNVWSDPDEFRPQRFLTTHSNVDFKAQQYEYLPFSAGRRPCPGIALATQVFHLVLARVLHGFDVVNPLTAPVDMGEGVSITLPKANPLRVLLTPRLPSKLY, from the exons ATGGAACCAATTCTAGCCATTGTTGCCCTAATCTTCCTCTACCATCTATGGAGAAGAACAAGATCCATAACTCACTACAACACTAAACCCATTAAATCCCAAGCCCCTCAACCATCTGGTGCTTTACCCATTATTGGTCACCTCCTTCTTCTAAGACCTCAACTTCCCCTAGCCCGAACACTTAGCGCGATCGCCGATAAATACGGCCCGGCAGTAACGCTTCGTCTCGGCGTACACCAAGCCCTTCTCATCAGTGGCCCTGAAGTGATCAAAGAGTGTTTCACTACTCAAGACAAGTTCTTAGCCTCAAGACCACTAGTAGCTGCAGGGAAGTACTTAGGCTACAACTATGCTGTCTTTGGGTTTGCACCTCAAGGACCTTATTGGCGTGAGCTTAAGAAGATAAGCACTCTTGAGCTTCTTTCCAAAACCCGGCTTGACATACTCAAGCATGTAAGAACCAATGAAATTAACACGTGCATTAAAGAGTTATATTCTCATTGGACCATGAACAAAGGTGCAGGTGCAGGACCAGTCATGGTGGAGATGAATAAATGGTTTCGTCGCCTTACTTTCAATACAATTACTAAGCTTATTGCTGGGAAACGTTATTTTGGTACTATAGATGTTACCGGAGATGATGAAGAAGCTAGAAGATTCGAGAAAGGTCTCGATGAATTCGCGCATTTAACGGCGATTTTCGTTGTATCAGATGCATTGCCTTATCTTGAATGGATGGATTTGCAAGGACATTTGAAAGCTATGAAAAGAGTTGCTAAGGAAATGGATTGTTTAATTGGGAATTGGTTGGAAGATCATTGTGGAAAGGAGAAATTGAAAATAGCAGGTGAAGGTGATGTTCATGAACAGGAGGACTTCATAGATGTGATGCTTTCAACGTTTCCTGATAAGGAGAAGTTAATATATGGTTATGAGCGTGATACAGTTATCAAGGCAACTGTTCTG GTACTTATTGTAGGTGGCTCAGAATCTACATTCCACTCCTTAACATGGGCACTTTCCTTACTATTAAACCATCCCCATGAGTTAAAAAGAGCCCAAGATGAGTTAGATATCCATGTTGGCAAAGATAGAAATGTGGACGAGTCAGATATAAAGAACCTTGTGTACCTCCAAGCCATTGCCAAGGAAACATTTCGCCTATACCCACCTGGACCTGTATTGCCTCGTCAAGCCATGGAAGATTGCCAATTAGGTGGATATCATGTTCCCAAAGGCACACGTTTGCTTGTGAACATATGGAAACTACATAGAAACCCTAATGTGTGGTCAGACCCAGATGAGTTTCGGCCTCAGAGATTTCTCACAACCCATTCTAATGTAGACTTCAAGGCTCAACAATATGAGTATCTCCCATTCAGTGCTGGTAGAAGACCATGCCCTGGTATTGCTTTGGCCACACAAGTctttcacttggttcttgctcGTGTTCTTCATGGGTTTGATGTAGTGAACCCTTTGACTGCACCAGTGGATATGGGTGAAGGTGTAAGCATCACTTTACCCAAAGCAAACCCTCTTCGAGTTCTTCTCACCCCACGTCTTCCTTCTAAGCTATATTAA
- the LOC122642567 gene encoding RNA-binding protein 42-like encodes MANESSSTSNGIPIPGANPSSSSQFTYSNGSYFPLPFHLQQSDHMAAQQYPKPYMHPPPTVQIPPPVKVPATPVISSVYPAPAPVSGVYSLPQYQQAQQLFQRDAQTITPEALESVKAALASSEIEHKSETKKKAIPRKAAGQSWEDPTLADWPENDFRLFCGDLGNEVNDEVLSKAFSRFPSFNMAKVVRDKRTGKTRGYGFVSFANPLDLAAAMKEMNGKYVGNRPIKLRKSSWKDRTDQDALERQKHHTQKKPKLPKKSVLHK; translated from the exons ATGGCGAATgaatcttcttctacttctaacGGTATTCCTATACCTGGAGCgaacccttcttcttcatcccaATTCACTTACTCGAACGGCTCTTATTTCCCTCTACCGTTCCATCTTCAACAATCAGACCACATGGCCGCTCAGCAGTACCCTAAGCCTTATATGCATCCACCTCCGACGGTGCAAATCCCTCCACCGGTGAAAGTTCCTGCCACTCCGGTTATCTCATCTGTGTATCCGGCTCCTGCACCCGTCTCTGGTGTGTATTCGCTCCCGCAGTATCAGCAG GCACAACAGTTATTTCAGAGAGATGCACAGACAATTACACCGGAAgcgctcgagagtgtaaaagcTGCACTTGCAAGTAGTGAAATTGAGCACAAGTCAGAGACCAAGAAGAAAGCGATACCTCGTAAAGCTGCTGGACAAAGTTGGGAGGATCCAACCCTTGCAGATTGGCCAGAGA ATGATTTTCGCTTGTTTTGTGGGGATCTTGGTAATGAAGTAAATGATGAGGTTCTTTCGAAAGCATTTTCTAGATTTCCTTCCTTTAACATGGCAAAG GTGGTTAGAGACAAGCGGACTGGCAAAACCCGAGGTTATGGATTTGTTAGCTTTGCCAACCCTTTAGACCTTGCAGCAGCAATGAAGGAAATGAATG GTAAATATGTTGGAAACCGTCCAATTAAACTACGTAAGAGCTCTTGGAAGGATAGGACTGATCAGGATGCTCTGGAGAGGCAAAAG CACCATACTCAAAAGAAACCAAAGTTACCAAAGAAGAGTGTCTTGCACAAGTGA